From Xenopus tropicalis strain Nigerian chromosome 3, UCB_Xtro_10.0, whole genome shotgun sequence, the proteins below share one genomic window:
- the dusp26 gene encoding dual specificity protein phosphatase 26: MAASRFSSQESLLSGKYKISRHNALSVFELEKLLYTGKMIKQHADEVWPNLYLGDQDIAADKGELLRLNITHILNACHSRFRGGEDYYKGMNISYMGIEAHDSEIFDMSIHFYPAADFIHKALRGRGKILVHCAVGVSRSATLVLAYLMIHHNMTLVEAITTVKERRGIIPNRGFLRQLLNLDKSLHNVY; the protein is encoded by the exons ATGGCAGCTTCCCGATTCTCCAGTCAAGAATCCCTGCTAAGCGGAAAATACAAAATAAGCCGCCACAATGCACTTAGTGTGTTTGAGCTGGAGAAACTTCTGTACACAGGGAAGATGATAAAACAGCATGCAGATGAAGTGTGGCCGAACCTGTATTTGGGAGATCA GGATATAGCAGCTGACAAAGGTGAACTGTTGCGGCTGAACATAACCCATATCCTTAATGCCTGCCATAGTCGATTCCGAGGAGGAGAAGACTACTATAAAGGAATGAATATTTCCTATATGGGTATTGAGGCTCATGATTCAGAAATATTTGACATGAGTATCCATTTCTATCCTGCAGCAGATTTTATCCACAAAGCTCTAAGAGGGAGAG GTAAGATCCTGGTACACTGTGCCGTGGGAGTTAGCAGATCTGCAACACTGGTGCTTGCCTACCTCATGATACATCATAATATGACTTTGGTTGAGGCTATCACAACAGTAAAAGAGCGTAGAGGAATAATCCCAAACAGAGGTTTTCTGCGTCAGTTATTGAATCTGGATAAATCCTTGCACAACGTGTATTAA
- the LOC100145070 gene encoding disintegrin and metalloproteinase domain-containing protein 9 yields MHYCARFTRTDGMSLGKTQLVMAGIALLATGLIATEQDWYKQDWSSELQAYEIIDPLKIQSRGQTENEKVTFLIRTEEKPLLLRLKQKRESVLSNMKVFTYGKDNKLIADEPYMQDSCYYHGFVEGYPESSVSLSSCTGLRGFIQYENFSYRIEPLDPLRTSKHIMYRSENRVGNLACGLNFKTKTPSLQLSSPVSYRGGEPMYIEFAVVVSNNWYRQVQNISQIVSEITEMVNLMDDMFQSINIRIILIAIEVWTNENFSVASSSSGEHILTEFNKWKQREFVHRVFSDIEGFVIDRAPSAGMGYTGNACKKSFSHSFAVFKHFDVVERALIFAHNLGHSLGMEHDTDESCENCIMHCCAMYNLSFSEQSHSALIAEDIGGKLLCLKNEPSTESLFNSGNWMHGKYCDRGSEKPSYILLSLVFFLAFIQIVLFGGKTAMC; encoded by the exons ATGCATTATTGTGCTCGCTTTACCCGTACAGACGGGATGTCATTGGGTAAAACGCAGCTTGTCATGGCGGGGATTGCCTTGTTGGCAACAGGGCTTATAGCGACAGAGCAAG ACTGGTATAAACAAGACTGGAGTTCAGAACTACAAGCATATGAAATAATAGATCCTCTGAAAATACAGTCTAGAGGGCAGACTGAGAATGAG AAAGTTACATTCCTCATAAGAACTGAAGAAAAGCCCCTTTTGCTTCGCTTAAAACAAAAGAG AGAATCGGTATTATCCAATATGAAAGTATTTACATATGGAAAAGACAACAAACTGATTGCTGATGAACCATACATGCAG GACAGTTGCTACTATCATGGTTTTGTGGAAGGATACCCTGAATCTTCAGTGTCACTTAGCAGCTGTACAGGGCTAAG GGGCTTTATACAATATGAGAATTTTAGTTACAGAATTGAGCCACTGGACCCACTCCGCACATCAAAACATATAATGTATCGGTCAGAAAATAGAGTTGGAAATCTAGCATGTGggctgaattttaaaactaaaacacCTTCTCTGCAGTTGTCATCTCCAGTTTCCTATAGA GGTGGCGAACCAATGTATATTGAATTTGCTGTTGTGGTGTCAAACAATTGG tatcGTCAGGTCCAGAACATATCACAAATAGTATCAGAAATAACTGAAATGGTAAATCTGATGGATGat atGTTTCAGTCCATCAACATTCGTATAATTCTGATCGCTATTGAAGTGTGGACAAATGAAAACTTCTCAGTAGCATCCAGCAGTAGTGGAGAACATATCTTGACTGAATTCAATAAATGGAAACAAAGGGAATTTGTCCATCGTGTTTTTAGTGATATAGAGGGATTTGT CATCGACAGAGCCCCATCTGCTGGAATGGGATATACAGGAAATgcatgcaaaaaatcatttagtCATTCTTTTGCTGTT tttaagCATTTTGATGTTGTAGAAAGGGCTCTGATATTTGCACACAACTTGGGACATTCACTTGGAATGGAACATGACACTGATGAAAGCTGTGAAAACTGCATTATGCATTGCTGTGCCAT gtataaTTTAAGTTTTAGTGAACAATCCCATTCTGCATTAATAGCTGAGGATATAGGTGGTAAGCTGCTGTGCTTAAAGAATGAACCATCTACAGAATCATTATTTAATTCAGGGAATTGGATGCATGGAAAATATTGTGACCGTGGCTCTGAAAAG